From the Juglans microcarpa x Juglans regia isolate MS1-56 chromosome 7D, Jm3101_v1.0, whole genome shotgun sequence genome, the window GTGTAAATGGACTGGCTCAGCCCATAAGGGAGCCGATGGCTTTTTGCAAAAAGGCAAGCAGAACACTTGCGGGAAGAACTGCTTGGAGAAACAGACAAGCAGTTGGCGTGCACGATCTTGGAGATGAGTTGAAGAGAAGGGTGCTCGAGTCTTTCATGCCAAGTTGGAAGAGTAGTCCATTCACCAAGATTAGTGGAGGCGGCaatggattttattgaaggaAAGGCATACAAGCCATTATGAGTTGGACCTGTGAGGAGGGTTGTTCCCGTCCAAGAATCCTTCACAGAGAAATGAGTTGCATGAAACTCAAAGAAACAGGAATTATGGATGCAATTTTGTAAAacaaatattagattttttgaaATAGTTGGAACATGAAGCAAATTTTTCAGAGTAAATGAAAAAGAGTTGGAAGTAAGAGAGATTTCACTAGTGTGTTGGTGGGAAGACACGATCCATCACCGACGCAAATTGTATCTGCACCAGAGTATGGTTCACTGTGAAGGTTGAGGTTAGTGAGGTCATGGTTGATATGGTGAGTGGCTCTTGAATCTGAGTACCAGGTTGAGTCTGAAAATGATGTGGAAGAGGCATGGTTGGCAGCATGGTTGATAGAGAAGGAAGGAGGTGGATCTATTTGGTAAGAGTGGTCAAATTTGTATCTACACTGAAGAGCAACATGCCCCTGCTTGTTGCAAACTTGGCAAGTGGGTCTTTGGCCTCCATGTGCTTGTGAAAAGTTTCCTGAGGAGCTATATGAAGAACGACCACCACAGTTATTTTGAAATctgccaccaccacctcctctgcCTTGTCTTCCACCATGAAAGTGACCTCTTCCTCTTTGATCTTGACTACTGTAATTAACAAAAGGCTCAATGGAAGGCTTAGCAGTATTAGCAGCATGAGAAAGTCAGCTCTCATgaattaaaaagtaattgatAAAGTTCATGTGATGAGAGAGGGTTTGATCTTGTAGTGACTAAAGTCACAAAAGATTCATAGGTTGGTCCAAGACTAGTGAGGAGGTAAGTGACAAATTCTTTGTCTAGGAGAGTATTCCCCGTTGCTGCCAATGTATCAACAAGGTTTTTGACCTTCCCAAAATACTCGAAGATGGATAGGTCACCATGGGAAAGGTTTGTGAGTTGAAATCTAACTTGGAATTCTTTAGCTTGTGAGTGGGAAGCAAACATTGATTTTAAAGAGAGCCAAAGCTCTCGTGCTGTGCTTGATGAAAGCATTTGACCAAGAATAGAATTTGAGAGGGAGGAGAATAGAACACTGAGCACCAGTTGATCTGTCTGCTTCCAAGTAAGGTAGTTTGGGTTGGTTTTAGGCTCACTACCGCCATCGGTAGGTAAAATATCTCAGGACAAGGAGAGGTTCCATCAATGTATCCATAGAGGTCTTAACCTCGAAAATATGCAGAGAGTTGGACCAGCCAGAGCAAATAATTTTCGATGGTGAGTTTTGTGGTGACAAcatgagaaaatgaagaaagtaTGGAAGAGTGAGGCTGTGGAAAAGAGGAAGACGTGGGCGTAGCCATGGATCACGAGACAGCTAGTCAagctgctctgataccatgttagagACATTGGTTTTCTGAATTTTCAAGTTGTATTAATGGTACTGTGGCAGTGTGTATTTATACACTTAAAAAGAGGAATCATTCTGTTACAAGAGAATCCAAATAATAACAGAAAGGTAAAACCTATATTCTAGAATATTCTAAAAAACTAATTTGAAATGGAAGGTATTGTGCTAATAGTTTCATCTTATTCGTAGAGTCGcatcttggttttaattttttatattgttggatttaatttttttttatgtagttatatctgCCCCCTTAACAAAACAAACTGAACCATTATTATCCTTATGATAAGAACTTTGTATCACTCTtgtttttttaactaattaacTGTATGCAACTAATTTTCATTTCTGCTTaacattttcaatttgtttttcttgttgcaTGTCATCTCATGTGTTGATCAAGATAGTCCCCATGATATTCTAAATTCCTTTTCTACTCGAGAGCCTACTATGAcctttttgtgtttcttttggCTTTGGTTGTTGGGTGTTTCTCTTCCTGtcccttgaaaaaaaaaatgcaaaactggTTGGTATCCGAAATTACTccttgaagaaatttatgaaataatgGTGGGGTATTTACGTTTGGAATCATAATATTAGCAattaataaaagattaattGCGCAGGAAGTGGTTAATGATCACCAACCTTGCATTAGCACACGAATGAACAAGAATGGGGCCTTTTAGTACTGTTCTAGAGAAACTTCCACTATAATCAGAACTACTCAAATACCCCAAACTAATATGTGCTCCAAACTCACGAGCCATGAGTGctatatatctttcttttttttccctttatctGGTGATTTTTCAGGAGTGAGATTGTGTACCATGTCAAGAGAAGAATGTGTCTATACATGCATCTACAGGGAAAGCTACTTTGTAAAATAGCCAGATTCTAATGTTACAAGATATTTCTCGAAACAGAATCATAGTTGTTGTCATAATTTAATAGcccagaaatatatatatatatatatatatatatatatcttatgcTCTTGGTGCTTTGTCTTTGTCTTTGTGTTGTAGTTCTGTTGCATGAGTGTTTGTTCTTTAAATTGTTAATGATGCTTGCTTTTATCTCAAATTGCAGTGAGACTTATGGAACGTAGTGCTACTATGCCTTTGTCGGGGTTTCAATCAATCCCCAATGTAATTCATTTGGATAGCTGATCTCTACCTCCAAGTTTGGATAGCTCTCTACCTACAACTAATCCTGGTGGTTGCCCTCCTGTCATACATAAAAGATCTCGGGATAGATCAGAAGTATAACAACATTTTACTGGGATTGAGGATGTGGATCTCAATGAGCACAAAGCGACATGCAATTATTGTGGTAATGTTTTATTATGTCATTCTAAAAAATAAGGTACTTCATCCTTGAAGTACCATAATGGGACATGTGAAATCTTTCTTGTTAGTGAGATTGGAAGGGATAACCCCCAATCCAAAACAACCGGAACTAGAAAGGGGGTGATGGTACAACTAGTAGTCCTAGTGTTGGACTTGCTAAGTACAATGAACAGAATATAAGGTTGGTTATagttaaaatgataattatgGATGAGATACCATTTAGAGTTGTTGAAGGTCAAAGGTTTAAAGAGTTTATGGCCACAATTGAGCCTAGATTTTCAATCCCTTCTCGCATTACTATTATGCGAGACTGTTTGAAGTTATATATGTCAGAGAAGGACAAGTTAAGGAACATGTTTATAACATCTAGTTATAAGATTTGCATCACCACTGGTTTATGGAAATCGATTCAAAATCTTAACTGTATATGCATAACAGCTCATTTTATTGATAATGATTGGAACTTGCATAAgagaataataaattttatgaaagtttcTGATTATAAAGGGGCAACAATAGGATAAGAAATCGAGTCATTCATACTTTAATGGAGTATAAAGAAGATATTTACTAGCACTGTCATCAATGCATTTTCCAATCAAACGGCCATTAATTATTTGAGGAAAAGGACCAAAGTTAGAAATTGTATAGTATTAGATAATGAGCTGCATATAAAATATTGtgcacatatattttaaatctcatTGTCAATGAAGGGTTGAAAGAAGTTGATGAATCAGTTGTGAAGGTCTGAAATGCAGTGAAGTTTGTGATGAAGTCTTCTCTTACAAGACTTGATAAATTCAAGCTATGTGATGACAACCAAAATATATTGGGCGGTGGGCTACTTTCTCTTTATGTTCTAACCAAGTAGAACTCCACATATATGATGTTGAGTATGACTCTAAAGTATAGTGCAGCATTTGACTTGATGCAAGATGAAGACGGTCAATGTACCACATCTCTTGGAGGTTGGTGGGGGGAACCAAAATCTGATGATTGAGAAACCATTGAGGCCTTTGTGCggtttttgaagattttatatCATGTCACTTTTTGGATTTCGGGCTCAACTTATGTAACTTCAAATTTGTTCATTAAAGAAATTGCTACCTTTTATAGCCATCTAAAGAAATTTTCTAGAAGTGTTGATAAGAAGTTGGCAACCATGTTAGAGAGGATGctattgaaatataaaaaatattgttgagATTTTGAGAAGGTAAACAAAATCTTGTTTATTGCATCTATGCTTGACCTGTGCTCCAAGTTGGAAGTTTGGAAGTTTtgatttattgattttcttGGTCCCGAGCAAGCATTTGAGCTTGTTGCACGACTAAGAGGAATCATTGAGCGGTTGTATAAGTAATATTCAAGTAGTGGCCAATCAAGTGCTGGTGAGACCTAAAGCAACATTTCTTATGATGATGTGGATGATCACTATAGTAGGTATCGCCAATATCAAGCATCAAAAGGTGTTGTAGAGTCCAAATCAAAATTGGATGAGTATTTCAAGGAAGCCTTGAAGGATTGACACCTAACAATGATATTCTAATGTGGTGGAAGATAATAAAGCAAATATTTGGTCCTTGTCAATATAGCACTAGCTATGCTCATATCTACTGTTGCTTCTAAGTCGGAATTCAACATTAGGGGTCATGTGTTAGATTTATTTCGAAGCTCCTTGACCCCAAAATTAGTTGAAACtcttatttgtatttaaattggTTGAAAGCTCTATCCATTAATTATGACTCCCAAGACTTGATGGAAGATACTAAAAGCTATAAGTTGGAATATGATAAGACTTATTTtgaaatatcatatattttcatgtggtttttttaataattacatttttaacaatttatttttcttcatgtagagataactttgaataatgttttgaatatagACCGTAGAAAAATACGAGGTATTGTAATTTCTTGATCAATCGGGATTTGTATTCATGACATATATTGAAATTCTGGCGACTTTCCACTTCCTTTGTATATGTTATCCACAAATCTAGTTTTAAGTACAAGTCCATTGCTGTCTTCTGATGGTGATTTGaccctttttgtttttcctctgtAGTTTTTGGCCTTCTAATGGTGGTTTGGGCAATTTCATTCTCTCTGTATTGATAATATTgggccatttttttttactttcaagGTTTGTGAGACTGAGAAAAATGGAGTTTTTGATGACTTAAATGGTGCCGCTTGTATCTCATGATCAGATGCTAATTCTGTTCAGAATCCGTTTCCATTCGAAACTCGAATTTGGAATTTCTGGTCGGAAATCACCAATGGAAGTTCTTCATTTTCAGGTCAGGTCGAAAGGCTCAAATTCAGGTCGGGTGAACAGTCCTACATGCAACACATACTAATATAGGAAAGACAAATTGTCAATCTCAAGTTCAGGTCGGGTGAACATGCCAACGCAAGGTGCAAAGACAAATTACTTTTCATAATGTTAAATTGTAATTCTCAATCACATACTAATATAGCAGATTTTTAAGTGGTTAATAAATAAAACtccttaaaatatatcacacCATCCAGTAGATGTGACAAATATGAACCTCCCTTCTGTCTTCAATCCTTGAAAGAAGATTCTATTCTATTTCTAATGAAGTATATATTTGGaataaaatgtgtttagatTAAAGTGttatttaaacatttaattAACTACTGCCAGACAATTCCAAGTCTTTACAGAACTGAAATCAGAATCGATTGGTATTGGTAAAGGACGAAATTAAATTCTGAGTTTCTTTCAGAACCACAGCCCTCTACACTTCTACTAATGCAAGTCAAAGTATGCATTAAGATAACTCTGTAAATTGTAATCAAAGCCATGAAAGAAAAACCCGATTTTTTAAGACAACCCTAGGAAAACTGGCcggagagaaaaataaaaaaatcgactctttctactctctctctctctatatatataactaagaccaaaaaaaaaaacaataattgcCGCACAAGAGAAAATGATAACACACTATATGCACACAAAAATAATACCCGGCCGCCTGCACAAGCAACAAGCTCACATGCACACCAGTACACTCAACTAGCAGCTGTAGTACATAAGATACAACGCATACGACGCGCACCCGACTGCGAAccttcatcatgatcatgatcatcatctacATCACCATTATCATACTCGTAGTCTACTATAGGCTCCCGAGAAGTGGCTCCATACTCTTTCTTGCCGCCAACATTATAGGTAGAGTCCATAAGACAGTTCGTGTGATAAGCATGACAGCAAAAGAAAACGATGACCGATACATTTTGAATAGAGAAGGGATCAAAACACATGCAACACCTTGCACCCCCCTTAGTTTTAGACTTAACCTCTGTGGTTCTTACACTCGATGATTTTTCTGTCACCTGAGAAGACATACTGCCGTTCCTCTTTGCCCGTGCTTCATCTTCTTCGTTGCTCAAGTAAATCCCATGTCTTGCCTCTTTGTAGTATTTAACCAAGAGGTTGACACAATCAGCCTATCACAATCACAGTAAAATTCCAGGCATTTCATACGGTTCTGTTTGAATAAAATGCAACGATGATATGTGAAACAAGGGAGTACCTTGAGGATATCATTGCAGCCATGTCTTAGAGATGTTTCGGTCCTGTAATCAGTAATGATCTTGACAAGTCGATCCCTAAGCCTGAatgaagcaaagaaaaaaggagaaattACGTCATGCTGAAGTTCTTATCTTTTGGTGACGTGGAATCTCACCAAGGAAAAGCCCTCCAGACCAACCCCTAAAGAGAAACCCCAGATTGACATGACTCTATCCGCCAGAATATACCAAGTAATCTTGGAGAATTCCAAGACCGTCCTTTGACTACTAGGCCGCACCCTGACGGGTGATGTTTATTGATGTTACAGGTGAAAAACACCATATTCTAGTCAACTTGGGGGCatataaagtgtaaaaataattaaacactatAGCCATCAACAGGAACATTTTTGAATAATTGATGACAACATAACATGCATGTTTACAGCATTTTACTCACAAAACAAAAGTTccagagtaatgctagatacaagcccCATACAagccctttgtaaaaaagtggaaaGAATAGTATGCATTTAAGATCACTACTTGACAGAGTTGATagacaaaaacaaacaaagctcCTGAAAAACATGAAACAAGGTCTGGGCATGTATGAAACCACAAGAATTCACACAGAATCTATTGCATCTTCAAAATATTGAGCTTCTCCTAGCACTGAGATGTGTATTTATCAttaaatattcaagaaaaattacaGTTTTACGAGGGAAGAGGAGAGAAAGCAGCTACAGGAAGAAATTCAGCATCATTCTGCTCTTACTAACCGAGGTATCTCCAAGCCATTGGGAACCATATTTACAATATAGAGAGGATCAAGATTTCCAACTGTGTGCTCCAACAAAACGCCAACCTGGTATTAGCAAgagcaattttagaaaaaattgtcaaagacaaaataagaaatattcatCTGCACGTCCATACATACATTGAGTCAGGTGAATATGTTTGATACATACCATTTCAGGTTTGTGAAGACATTGCTTTATTAATTCTTCCCAAAGGTCATCATCATGCTGCATGGTCACAAACTCTACAGCCTGTGCCAATGATAATGCTTGCCTCATCACGACACCAAACTTCAAAATTAACCggactataaataaaatttccaaaCAACATGCAAAGTACCTCCTCTATATCCCCTAAGTTATTTATAATGACAGCAAGGGCTTGTTTAGAATTCCCCATTCTTCCCAGGATGAAGACTTGCTCCCTTAGAAGATCTCTTCtgatgcaaatttcatatgCCTGAGATTTGATTTCAgagaattaatttataaaactatacATAAATTATTGAAACTGACCACGTGTTGAAGGTTCAAACCTTTTCAAGTGTATAATGTTGACTACTACGAAGAAAAGGAAGTAACATCTTTGGATCATAGTCTGCATAAAGCTCCACCTATCATGGTAAAATAAAGGACAAGAAATCTTCAGATAAGCAGTGTGTGCGCTCAAATCCGTTTAACTGCACAAAGTGCTGCAATGACCAGATCCAAAATCTTGAGAAagtatggaaagaaaaagatccAATCCAATACTATAATTACCAATCTGCAATGATCATAGCCGACAATATCAGGGACAAGCATCATAAGAGAAGAACCCCTACTTCATTCTCTGACTACCACTAAGGTCAGACTATGGCTCCACCCGTCTCAAGGGAGCGCCTATAATTTTCATCCATTTGCCTCCACGATTAAGGGTACTACTATGGTTATGCCCAAATAGAGTACCAATCTCAGGCATCCATCCcttcccccctccctccctcttgcCCTTTTTTTCTGGGATTCAAGTATTTCTTAATCACTTTAATGAAACCAAAACTCCAGGCAGTATAAACTAATTTTCAGATAtctgtattttaatttacaaaaaaaaaaaaaaaaaaaaaaaaaaaaagaaaagaaagcaataACACTCATAAACCAACATGCCAAAATATGCAtctgaaagtttaaaaaaatggcaTCTATGATTTAAAATTTCTAACAGGCTGCAAGAGGCTCAAAGAGGTCATAAAGAAAGAGCTGTGCAAGAAAATACATGGTCTAGAGTTCAGTATGGATGCATCATGGCTCGTGAGGATAAATCAAGATGACGGTCAATACATTTTGCCTAATTGATATGTCTGCAGTTATGTTTTAAACATGAACACGATATTTAAAACTAAATTAGATATTTGTATCTTCACTGGGAAACAGAGTTCAAAGCAAAATGCGGTTCAGCTTTTCTCACTACCTGCATATCATGAAAAGCCTTTCCAGCATGTGGATTTACTTCAAATAATGAATGGAGGTATAGGTGCAGGAAATATCTATGATCATGCTTATTGCTGGCGTTCAAAAGTTGTGAAACAACTTCAGATGGACTAATCAAGTccttattttgtataaataacGGAACTGCATGCTTGCAATCTATCATCATAAGTTGCACAACCTACATTGCAATAGGTAACACAAAAAGTAGTTAGAAATCTTATAATGGCATCAGAATGGGAAGGATGTAACAGAAACTACCATGCCTAACAGGAAAAAGGGAAATAAATCATCCATTTACGTTTTCGTATTTTGCAATATATATGTTTCCAAACCCAGCTATTCAGGAATTAGGCTCCATTGAGTTCAACAGTGTTGTAAAGTATCTCCGTGAGAGCAACCACCTGATTAATGATATATAGCAGAGCCTGCTATGCTATGTTGTTCCTCAAAATCTATAAAATGGCCTATTAATATGCAACAAATATTGAACTGACAAAAATTTCTACTTGGAAAACAATGATAACAGCAAACATAGAAACCTATAGATAGACTAGTAACACCATAAGAATTTCAGCTGATTTTTCATCGACATACCTTTTCGCGAATTGCATGATGcaagttatatttttcaatgaaGTCAAAGACTTCTGGCTTCATAAGCTGAAAATGATACCCAAAATAATTAAGAACAATGTAGCCGATTTGTCAAAACATAAAATAGGGGCGCAGCACCGTAATTTTCCAAAGAATTTAACATAAACATTTTATCTAGTATGTTAAATTCTGGTGTTGGACGTTTGTGAATTAATCTTCCACATGCACCAATAACACTTACATCAGCATAGATTGAAAAGGCTTTCTCATATTGCCCATCAATTATATACAACTGTGCTAGTGCCTGACAGAGAAAAGGAAtgcataaataataagattaagtGATCAACATATATAGGAAGCACGTGGtattaatagagaaaaaaatgagaatgtgcATGTTTGTCTGACGGACCTCTTTGAGCGGATCAGTCATGGATGAAGTATTAAGCTGAGGTTCAATGGCCGAAATAACAGGCAATGCAGAATAAATCACATGTGGCCAAGATTTGACAGTTGACAAGAGATCCTCATGGAAAGAAGGATTTGTAGCCAAAGCTACAAGAGCAACCTATAGCACAAAAAGCAACAAGAAGTCTTTAATTCCAAGTTGGCAcattagaaagaaaagaaaagatatcaAAGATCTTTCGGCACAATATTTTTTCCTAACGGACCTCATAAGCAGTATCACGCAGTCTTGGGTTTTCTGTTGGCATGTATGGAACCAACACAGGAAGCTGACGTAGATGAGCAAAGTGGAAGACCCATCTGAGAAAAGAAGCAGCCCACCACCAGTTAGTTAGATGAATGGTACAAATAACAATAAGGCAGGCAGTACCTTTCCCATGCAGAAGCAGATCCTCGCAACAATTTGGGACACAAAGATGCAGCTTCAGCGTACTTCCTTTCCACAATCAAATGATCGAGATACCTAGATCCCACCTACACATATAGCAGCCATATTGGTCAAACTATGCATGAAGCATATACAGAAGGCAAATATTGGAAATGTGGAGGCAATAactaaaaaatactattatatcATAGtgcaaaaaatgcaaaatagtCATCTGCAATataaatttatctctaaaaattaattactatacTGATGAAATAAAGTGATTTTGAATTGACCAAAATTAGTATCCTGTGACTCAATATGGTACTCCAACACTCTCAATTCAGAGAGGAAAGGTAATACATGAAGTATCAGGATGTGGTATCTTATGCTATGccacaaccaaacaaaaaaatcactTCTGTGGTGTCTACAGAAAGTTATAGCCCtgaatagggaaaaaaaaaatatgaatatacaAAAGATGCACTAGCATCCCTAGGAGTGAAAACACAAGCGTAAACACATGCTACATCCACAGGCTTATGtatgtttcatgtaaatgagatgaaagtgaaTATAACCACAAccagaaaatattgaaaataccTCGTCGAGTAGCTCACTCCGGCCCTGACCAGCTTCAACAGCTGCCAATGCTTTTTCATGCCACCCATGTTGAAGAAGCCAAGCAATATGATCTTCAGTGTCCCTAACAATAATTAGTGCATTTAAAGTTACATGCATATTTGCAACACTACATGGAGTGGTAGAGCAATAGAAGAATTTTTACACGAAACATTTTATACACTATTTAAAAGAAGCAAGTTAACATTTCATAattcaagacttttttttttataaagtaacaattttattcaaagtaataggcataagcccaagtacacaggatgtatacaaaggaaacacctactacttccaaaaacaaaaagaaactgacacaagaaaaactaaaacagaaGCCGGAAATTATCCACCATTACAAAAGCTTTAGCCCAAGAACTCAATGTACTCGAGAAAAAGTTCCTAAGATCTCCCAAAGAGCATTCTTGATCTTTGAAGCATCTTCCATTTCTCTcaagccaaatgcaccacataagacaaagaggaatcatcttccaaaccctcACCACCTTCTTGCAGCCCTTCAAACCCTTCCACGCTACCAAAAAATCCACCACTTCTCGAGGCATTACCCAATGTAATCctgtccaactcaaaacctcattccacaagaatcttgtcacttcacagtgaagaaaaaggtgatttacagattctccatcccttttacacatgacacaccaatcagcaataaacatacctctccttctaagattATCAGTAGTCAAAACTTTGCCCAAAGAAGCCACCCAACAGAAAAACAACCTTAGAgggaactttcactttccatatacttttccaaggaaaaacacAACAACTTTGGCTTGACAAAATTCTGTAATAAGTAGAAACTGAAAACTTAGCATTTCCAGCAGGAATCCACACCATGCTATCCTCTCTATCGAGCACCAACTTTGAACTGTAGAGTTTAACCAGCAAAGCCTTAACTTCatccacttcccaatcattaacgtcccttttaaaaaatgatattccaaTCAACCTTGTTATTACTACTACAATAGGAAGCATAAATAGTTGCATTATGATCCCAGTATAGGAAATTCCAGCTTAAGAGCAATATCCCCACACCACAgatcatgccaaaagagaatcctcTTTCCATCTCCAAC encodes:
- the LOC121239196 gene encoding vacuolar protein sorting-associated protein 41 homolog; the encoded protein is MAPIPSENGVEGDDEREEVDEEEDDDEEEEEEEEEEEEDEPRLKYQRMGGSIPALLASDAASCIAVAERMIALGTHGGTVHILDFLGNQVKEFHAHKAAVNDLSFDIEGEYVGSCSDDGSVVINSLFTDEKMKFEYHRPMKAIALDPDYARKTSRRFVAGGLAGHLYYNTKKWLGYRDQVLHSGEGPIHAVKWRTSLIAWANDAGVKVYDTADDQRITFIERPRGSPHPELLVPHLVWQDDTLLVIGWGTSIKIASIRTNQHRATNGTYRHVPMPSMNQVDIVASFQTSYFISGVAPFGDTLVVLAYIPGEEDGEKQFSSNLPSRQGHAQRPEVRIVTWSNDEHSTDALPVHGFEHYKAKDYSLAYAPFSGSSYAGGQWAAGDEPLYYIVSPKDVVIAKPRDTEDHIAWLLQHGWHEKALAAVEAGQGRSELLDEVGSRYLDHLIVERKYAEAASLCPKLLRGSASAWERWVFHFAHLRQLPVLVPYMPTENPRLRDTAYEVALVALATNPSFHEDLLSTVKSWPHVIYSALPVISAIEPQLNTSSMTDPLKEALAQLYIIDGQYEKAFSIYADLMKPEVFDFIEKYNLHHAIREKVVQLMMIDCKHAVPLFIQNKDLISPSEVVSQLLNASNKHDHRYFLHLYLHSLFEVNPHAGKAFHDMQVELYADYDPKMLLPFLRSSQHYTLEKAYEICIRRDLLREQVFILGRMGNSKQALAVIINNLGDIEEAVEFVTMQHDDDLWEELIKQCLHKPEMVGVLLEHTVGNLDPLYIVNMVPNGLEIPRLRDRLVKIITDYRTETSLRHGCNDILKADCVNLLVKYYKEARHGIYLSNEEDEARAKRNGSMSSQVTEKSSSVRTTEVKSKTKGGARCCMCFDPFSIQNVSVIVFFCCHAYHTNCLMDSTYNVGGKKEYGATSREPIVDYEYDNGDVDDDHDHDEGSQSGARRMRCILCTTAAS